Proteins encoded by one window of Cylindrospermum stagnale PCC 7417:
- a CDS encoding TetR/AcrR family transcriptional regulator yields the protein MSSQPSSTRQRLIQAALELFTAQGVIATTTRQIAIKAEVNEVTLFRHFGNKHGLLLAVLEESAAFKNLGESLVQRATPPGNVYQALKDYASDSLLALERVPEFVRSVVGEADQYPMENRRALGRGLTEANRYVAQYLATVIEQGHLNTYLPAEKLASLLNGMILGYAVIEFTSEFHELWEGRDDFLENLVELFLHGAMSPLGESTLESSINREVADLPAGLVHEILHQARKMGIQDYALAYVLFSTGLSPIEIVSLQRSHQIYDTKGYFLQITTPGSIRQVPVNQWILGKRYGSYTNNPLSKWHKSRKDPQPAMFINAAGKPISELELLGHWQAWTERTLTPQGKPPALAQAQHTWCVEMLMRGISLDNLTILTGCDRTKLQPYARRAREKAALEQATRLDQKLG from the coding sequence ATGTCATCTCAACCGAGTTCAACTCGTCAACGCCTGATTCAAGCGGCACTTGAGTTGTTTACTGCCCAAGGAGTGATTGCCACCACTACCCGTCAAATTGCCATCAAAGCCGAAGTCAATGAAGTTACACTATTTCGACATTTTGGCAATAAGCATGGACTGCTGTTAGCGGTATTGGAAGAATCCGCAGCTTTTAAGAATTTAGGCGAGTCACTGGTACAGCGGGCAACTCCGCCTGGTAATGTCTATCAAGCACTGAAAGATTATGCAAGTGACAGTCTACTAGCATTAGAACGAGTGCCTGAGTTTGTTCGGTCTGTGGTGGGAGAAGCAGACCAGTATCCGATGGAAAATCGCCGTGCCTTAGGCAGGGGGTTAACAGAGGCGAACCGCTATGTAGCCCAGTATTTAGCCACCGTTATTGAGCAGGGACATTTAAATACTTATTTACCCGCTGAGAAATTAGCCAGTTTGCTCAATGGAATGATCTTAGGATATGCCGTGATCGAATTTACAAGTGAATTTCACGAATTGTGGGAGGGTAGGGATGATTTTCTCGAAAATTTAGTGGAGTTATTTTTACATGGAGCCATGTCACCCCTAGGGGAATCAACCTTAGAAAGCTCCATCAACAGGGAAGTGGCTGATTTGCCTGCTGGTTTAGTTCATGAAATTTTACACCAAGCCAGAAAAATGGGAATTCAAGATTATGCCTTGGCTTACGTGTTATTTAGCACAGGATTATCTCCCATAGAAATAGTTAGCTTGCAGCGATCTCACCAAATCTACGACACCAAAGGGTATTTCCTACAAATTACAACTCCAGGAAGCATCCGTCAGGTACCCGTAAATCAGTGGATTTTAGGCAAACGCTATGGCTCCTACACAAATAATCCCTTAAGCAAATGGCACAAAAGTCGCAAAGATCCTCAACCTGCGATGTTTATTAACGCCGCAGGCAAACCCATTTCGGAATTAGAGCTTCTGGGACATTGGCAAGCATGGACTGAGAGAACATTGACTCCCCAAGGAAAACCACCTGCTTTAGCCCAAGCACAACATACTTGGTGTGTAGAAATGTTGATGCGCGGCATTAGCTTAGATAATCTGACGATTCTCACCGGTTGCGATCGCACTAAATTACAGCCCTATGCCCGGAGAGCTAGAGAAAAAGCCGCCCTAGAGCAAGCTACCCGTTTAGATCAGAAATTAGGATAG
- a CDS encoding DNA-3-methyladenine glycosylase family protein, with protein MDYSLAIAALKKDPILATVIEQVGDCKLDQVQPTGDLFFSLSRAILYQQLSGKSAAAIHRRFLELYAEQPFPTPEAILNTPDAILRGVGISRPKIVYLKDLSQKIIDGLPSLAELEVMEDEAIIQTLTQVKGIGRWTVQMMLIFRLHRLDVLPVDDLGVRSGIRRLYALPELPDKKTVEHFGLKWKPYCTVASWYLWQSAEL; from the coding sequence ATGGATTATTCTTTGGCTATTGCGGCACTCAAAAAAGATCCGATTCTAGCAACTGTAATTGAGCAAGTTGGTGATTGTAAACTTGACCAAGTGCAGCCAACTGGAGATTTATTTTTTTCTCTATCTAGAGCAATTCTCTATCAGCAACTTTCTGGTAAATCCGCCGCTGCAATTCATCGCCGATTTCTCGAACTTTATGCTGAACAACCTTTTCCCACTCCAGAAGCTATCCTCAATACCCCAGATGCAATATTGCGCGGGGTAGGTATTTCCCGCCCCAAGATTGTCTATCTCAAAGATTTGTCTCAGAAAATAATTGATGGATTACCAAGTCTTGCAGAGTTAGAGGTAATGGAAGATGAAGCTATTATCCAAACCCTGACACAAGTCAAAGGAATTGGACGTTGGACTGTGCAAATGATGCTGATTTTTCGCCTACATCGCCTTGATGTGTTACCTGTGGATGATTTGGGAGTTCGTTCGGGAATTCGCCGCCTCTATGCGCTGCCAGAATTGCCAGATAAGAAAACTGTAGAGCATTTTGGGCTAAAGTGGAAACCTTATTGCACTGTAGCATCTTGGTATCTGTGGCAAAGTGCAGAACTTTAA
- a CDS encoding NADP-dependent oxidoreductase, which translates to MKKSINRQWRLATRPVGAIKESDFEYREEPISSPEDGGVLVRNIYLSLDPTNRIWMTDSPQYMPPVELGEVMRGVAIGVVEESKNPNFQPGDLVSGLLGWQDYALVSSQKLLPLTKLPQPIPAPLTAFLGPLSFIIGCTAYFGLLDIGQPKAGETVVVSAAAGAVGSLVGQIAKIKGCRVVGITGSDEKCRWLREELGFDAAINYQTADLVTALAQSCPDGIDVYFDNVGGPILDAVLTQVNLFARIPLCGLISTYNAQEPVPGPYNYSQILMKRLRVQGFIVTDYLAQSGVAFREIGQWLQEGKIKYTLEMVEGLENAPQAILKLFNGDKNGKLVVKVSEEPS; encoded by the coding sequence ATGAAAAAATCGATAAATCGCCAGTGGCGGCTGGCTACACGTCCAGTTGGTGCCATCAAAGAAAGTGATTTTGAGTACCGAGAAGAACCAATTAGCAGCCCTGAAGACGGTGGGGTATTAGTCCGCAATATATATCTTTCTTTAGATCCTACCAATCGCATTTGGATGACCGATAGCCCCCAGTATATGCCTCCTGTAGAACTTGGAGAAGTGATGCGTGGTGTAGCTATCGGTGTAGTCGAAGAATCTAAAAATCCCAACTTTCAACCAGGGGATCTGGTCTCTGGTCTGCTGGGTTGGCAAGATTATGCTCTAGTCTCCTCTCAAAAACTCCTTCCCCTAACAAAACTACCCCAGCCAATACCTGCTCCCCTGACGGCATTCTTGGGACCCCTCAGTTTTATTATCGGTTGCACCGCCTATTTTGGACTATTAGACATCGGACAGCCGAAAGCAGGCGAAACTGTAGTTGTCTCCGCCGCCGCCGGTGCAGTTGGTTCCCTTGTTGGGCAAATTGCCAAAATTAAAGGCTGTCGTGTAGTGGGGATCACCGGTTCCGACGAAAAATGTCGCTGGCTGCGCGAAGAACTAGGTTTTGATGCCGCAATTAACTATCAAACTGCTGACCTTGTAACAGCATTAGCTCAATCATGTCCCGATGGCATTGATGTCTATTTTGATAACGTTGGCGGGCCGATTCTTGATGCCGTGCTGACACAGGTAAATCTATTTGCACGCATTCCCCTGTGCGGTTTGATATCAACTTATAATGCTCAAGAGCCTGTTCCTGGCCCCTATAATTACAGCCAGATTTTGATGAAGCGTTTGCGCGTGCAGGGGTTTATTGTCACCGATTATTTAGCGCAATCGGGTGTTGCTTTCAGGGAAATAGGACAGTGGCTACAAGAGGGGAAAATTAAATATACTCTAGAAATGGTTGAGGGCTTAGAAAATGCGCCACAGGCAATCCTCAAGCTTTTCAATGGCGACAAGAATGGAAAACTGGTTGTAAAAGTTTCCGAAGAACCAAGTTAA
- a CDS encoding CHAT domain-containing protein: MPYNPRLKFLIQILKAVAKNDTPANIYRRLKAKQHLLDQEFAQVLQSWAREQFATVEREAALDIATHIGNFTNRMCEFPLGNRANNLEIAIAGYEAGLTVFTPTDFPQEWATTQNNLGNVYSNRILGDKAENLEQAIAFYQAALQVDTHTAFPEKWAMTQNNLGTAYSHRIFGDRADNLEQAIAFYKAALQVHTRKDFPDKWAMTQNNLGTAYTDRILGDRAENQENAIASCQAALQILTQKDFPEKWAMTQNNLGTAYSQAGNLEQAIAFYKTALQVYTRKAFPEMWAMTQNNLGAAYSEVGNLDQAIASYQAALQVRTRTAFPQYWTQTQNNLGFAYSQAGNLEQAYNAYKSAIEGVEFLRRQIVSGDESKQKLAEEWNELYRQMIDVCLQRGDSSEALAYIERSKTQNLVEVIVKRILQQELQPLENEIAEELLRLKTSENLDQIYLNQLQAKREEIQKREVPLSTISFSDIQALIDDHTAILQWYIFADCFRAFIITHHHPEPQVWSSTREDLDNLEKWKADYLNIYESKNSTWRQNLAAKLQQLAEILHINEIFAQFIPSNIQALIIVPHRYLHLFPFHALPIKSNEQFLIDRFTKGVRYAPSCQLLQLAKNQPQPSGELGKMFAIQDPNDDLYYTNIEVETIARHFEPTPIVLKKSQATKDALYQPPHNNSLQSAQCLHFSCHGYFDLESPLNSALALANSRVSSVPNADSRRFRRFTKDSDFDLQKCLTLGDIFNLNLSQCRLVTLSACQTGVINHENTSDEYIGLPSGFLKAGSAVVISTLWSVEDFSTTLLMIRFYDNLNSLPIVKALQESQLWLRNSTQTELIQWTSEHPKIEPTYKTEIQELLDWYRLDPKPFNQPIHWAGFCIIGE; the protein is encoded by the coding sequence ATGCCTTATAACCCGCGCCTTAAGTTTTTAATCCAAATCTTAAAAGCCGTCGCCAAGAACGACACGCCGGCAAACATCTATCGTCGGCTGAAGGCGAAGCAACATCTATTAGATCAAGAATTTGCTCAAGTTTTGCAAAGCTGGGCTAGGGAACAGTTCGCTACAGTGGAGAGGGAAGCAGCGCTAGATATTGCCACCCATATTGGTAATTTCACTAATCGGATGTGTGAATTCCCCTTGGGCAACCGGGCGAATAATCTAGAAATTGCCATTGCCGGTTACGAGGCAGGACTGACTGTTTTTACCCCCACAGACTTTCCACAAGAATGGGCAACTACCCAAAACAATCTGGGAAATGTATACAGTAACCGGATACTTGGGGACAAGGCAGAGAATTTAGAACAAGCGATCGCATTTTACCAAGCAGCACTGCAAGTCGACACCCACACAGCCTTTCCCGAAAAATGGGCAATGACCCAAAACAATCTGGGAACTGCATACAGTCACCGGATATTTGGGGACAGGGCAGATAATTTAGAACAAGCGATCGCATTTTACAAAGCTGCATTGCAAGTCCACACCCGCAAAGACTTTCCCGATAAATGGGCAATGACCCAAAACAATCTGGGAACTGCATACACTGACCGGATACTTGGGGACAGGGCTGAGAATCAAGAAAATGCGATTGCATCTTGCCAAGCTGCATTGCAAATCCTCACCCAAAAAGACTTTCCCGAAAAATGGGCAATGACCCAAAACAATCTGGGAACTGCATACAGTCAGGCAGGGAATTTAGAACAAGCGATCGCATTTTACAAAACTGCATTGCAAGTCTACACCCGCAAAGCCTTTCCCGAAATGTGGGCAATGACCCAAAATAATCTGGGTGCTGCATACAGTGAGGTAGGGAATTTAGATCAGGCGATCGCATCTTACCAAGCAGCATTGCAAGTCCGCACCCGTACAGCCTTTCCCCAATACTGGACACAGACCCAAAACAATCTGGGTTTTGCATACAGTCAGGCAGGGAATTTAGAACAAGCCTACAACGCCTATAAATCTGCCATTGAAGGTGTAGAATTTTTGCGGCGGCAAATTGTTTCTGGTGATGAAAGTAAACAAAAACTAGCAGAAGAATGGAACGAACTTTATCGCCAGATGATAGATGTGTGTTTGCAACGGGGTGATTCCTCCGAAGCGTTGGCATATATTGAACGGAGTAAAACGCAGAATTTAGTTGAAGTAATAGTTAAGCGAATTCTCCAACAGGAACTGCAACCTCTAGAAAACGAAATTGCTGAAGAACTGCTACGCCTCAAAACTTCAGAAAACCTAGATCAAATCTACCTTAATCAACTCCAAGCAAAACGTGAGGAAATTCAAAAGCGTGAAGTTCCTTTATCTACCATCAGCTTCAGCGATATCCAAGCCTTAATAGATGATCACACCGCTATATTGCAATGGTACATTTTTGCTGATTGCTTCCGCGCCTTCATTATTACCCATCACCATCCAGAACCACAAGTTTGGTCATCTACACGGGAAGATTTAGATAATTTAGAAAAATGGAAAGCCGATTATCTCAACATCTACGAATCCAAAAACAGCACTTGGCGACAAAACCTAGCCGCAAAACTACAGCAGTTAGCAGAAATTCTCCACATTAACGAAATTTTCGCCCAATTCATCCCCTCCAACATCCAAGCGCTAATTATCGTCCCCCATCGCTACTTACATTTATTTCCCTTCCATGCTTTACCTATAAAAAGCAATGAACAATTCCTGATAGATAGATTCACCAAAGGCGTGAGATATGCCCCCAGTTGTCAGTTATTGCAACTTGCTAAAAATCAACCACAGCCTTCTGGAGAGTTGGGTAAAATGTTCGCCATTCAAGACCCCAATGATGACCTGTATTACACTAATATCGAAGTTGAAACCATTGCCCGTCACTTTGAACCAACACCAATAGTTTTGAAAAAAAGCCAAGCTACTAAAGACGCTTTATATCAACCTCCACATAATAATAGTTTGCAGTCTGCCCAGTGTTTACACTTTTCTTGTCACGGTTATTTTGACCTCGAATCACCTTTAAATTCTGCCCTAGCCCTAGCTAACTCTCGCGTTTCTTCTGTTCCCAATGCCGACAGCAGACGTTTTCGCCGCTTTACTAAAGATAGCGACTTCGACTTACAAAAATGTCTAACTTTAGGTGATATTTTTAATCTTAATCTCAGTCAATGTCGCCTTGTCACTCTCTCAGCTTGTCAAACCGGAGTAATTAACCACGAAAATACCAGTGATGAATACATTGGCTTACCTAGCGGTTTTCTGAAAGCAGGTAGTGCAGTTGTAATTAGTACCCTATGGTCAGTGGAAGATTTTTCTACTACTTTATTAATGATTCGCTTTTATGATAATTTAAACTCTCTACCCATCGTGAAAGCCTTACAAGAATCTCAGCTTTGGTTACGTAACTCCACCCAAACAGAATTAATTCAATGGACTAGCGAACACCCAAAAATTGAGCCAACATATAAGACAGAAATTCAGGAATTATTGGATTGGTATCGTCTAGATCCAAAACCATTTAATCAACCGATTCATTGGGCTGGTTTTTGTATAATTGGAGAATAA
- a CDS encoding acyl-CoA desaturase, with amino-acid sequence MPAKFLAIAPEGGQALRLSWTNVAFFAAVHALALLAPWFFSWSALGLLLFLHWLFGSIGICLGYHRLLSHRSFQVPKGLEYAIAFIGALALQGGPISWVGAHRQHHAHTEDIHLDPYSAQRGFWWSHILWILYPRPEFFDYQIYQKFAPDLARQPFYRWLDRYFLLLQVPLAVLLYALGGWSFVIYGMFVRTVLIWHSTWFVNSASHIWGYRTFESNDGARNLWWVSLVTYGEGWHNNHHTYPHMAKSGLRWWEIDVTWWSIKALQTLGLAKKVISSPPQGAGQG; translated from the coding sequence ATGCCCGCAAAATTTCTGGCGATCGCCCCTGAGGGAGGCCAAGCACTACGCCTCAGTTGGACGAATGTGGCATTTTTTGCCGCAGTTCATGCTTTAGCTCTCTTGGCCCCTTGGTTTTTCTCCTGGTCGGCACTAGGTTTGCTGCTATTTCTCCACTGGTTGTTTGGGAGTATCGGCATTTGCCTGGGGTATCATCGATTGTTAAGCCATCGGAGTTTCCAAGTGCCCAAAGGGTTAGAATATGCGATCGCCTTCATTGGAGCACTTGCACTTCAAGGAGGCCCCATTTCCTGGGTTGGCGCACATCGCCAGCATCACGCCCACACTGAAGATATTCACCTCGACCCCTACTCGGCTCAACGAGGCTTTTGGTGGAGCCATATTCTGTGGATTTTATATCCTCGTCCAGAGTTTTTTGATTACCAAATTTATCAAAAATTCGCGCCAGACCTCGCACGCCAACCATTTTACCGCTGGTTAGATCGCTACTTTTTGCTGCTACAAGTTCCCCTTGCCGTGCTGCTGTATGCTTTAGGCGGCTGGTCTTTTGTGATTTACGGGATGTTTGTCAGGACAGTATTGATTTGGCATTCCACTTGGTTTGTGAATTCTGCATCTCACATCTGGGGCTATCGCACCTTTGAAAGCAACGACGGTGCGCGTAATCTGTGGTGGGTATCCCTGGTAACTTATGGAGAAGGATGGCACAACAACCATCATACTTATCCCCACATGGCAAAATCAGGATTGCGCTGGTGGGAAATTGATGTTACTTGGTGGAGTATTAAAGCCTTGCAGACTCTAGGTTTAGCCAAAAAGGTGATTTCATCTCCCCCTCAAGGTGCAGGTCAAGGTTGA
- a CDS encoding GNAT family N-acetyltransferase — MSELTIIVEDHPSPDTIRTVINNLIEYNNLSQAEKDIYQPLTILLRNDHGEIVAGLLGKTQWRWLFISHLWVAESLRRQGYGSKIMLKAEEVAKQRNCSHIYLDTFSFQAQGFYERLGYEIFGILPDFPPGHQRYFFKKDI, encoded by the coding sequence ATGAGTGAGCTAACAATTATAGTCGAAGATCATCCCTCCCCAGACACAATTCGGACTGTGATTAACAATTTGATTGAATACAACAATCTCAGTCAGGCGGAAAAGGACATATACCAGCCGCTGACTATCTTGTTACGAAACGATCACGGTGAAATAGTCGCTGGGTTACTTGGTAAAACACAATGGAGATGGTTGTTTATCTCTCACCTCTGGGTTGCTGAATCCTTGAGAAGGCAAGGATACGGAAGTAAAATAATGTTAAAAGCTGAAGAAGTGGCTAAACAACGCAATTGCTCTCATATCTACTTGGATACATTCAGCTTTCAAGCCCAGGGTTTTTATGAACGTCTGGGATATGAGATATTTGGCATTTTGCCAGACTTCCCTCCAGGACATCAACGGTATTTTTTCAAAAAAGATATTTAA
- a CDS encoding TIGR00300 family protein yields the protein MTSRIRFLMCAPDHYDVDYVINPWMEGNIHKSSRDRAVEQWQKLNHVLKEHAIVDLVPPEKGWPDLVFTANAGLVLGKNVVLSRFLHKERQGEEPFFKKWFEENGYTVYELPKDLPFEGAGDALLDREGRWLWAGYGFRSELDSHPYLAKWLDIEVLSLRLIDDRFYHLDTCFCPLANGYLLYYPGAFDSYSNRLIEMRVAPEKRIAIEEADAVHFACNTVNVENIVIMNKASDALKTRLAQVGFQVIETPLTEFLKAGGAAKCLTLRVTEPVQVDVHANVSVESRIIRMEGHLLDAGLINRALDLIVDAGGSFQVLNFNLGEQRQSTSAAEVKVSAPSHEVMEEIISRLIDLGAVDLPQDERDTKLEPVLQAGVAPDDFYVSTIYPTEVRVNGEWLKVENQRMDGAIAISQTANGIVARCKLLRDLEIGDRVVVDVLGIRTIRKPESREVRNAQEFSFMSSGVSSERRVELVVEQVAWELRKIRDAGGKVVVTAGPVVIHTGGGEHLSRLIREGYVQALLGGNAIAVHDIEQNIMGTSLGMDMKRGIAVRGGHRHHLKVINTIRRFGSIAKAVEAGVIKSGVMYECVKNNIPFSLAGSIRDDGPLPDTQMNLIQAQEEYAKLLEGAEMILMLSSMLHSIGVGNMTPAGVRMVCVDINPAVVTKLSDRGSVESVGVVTDVGLFLSLLTQQLDKLTSPYITQVG from the coding sequence ATGACTTCCCGGATTCGCTTTTTGATGTGTGCCCCTGACCACTACGATGTGGACTATGTGATTAATCCCTGGATGGAGGGAAATATTCACAAGTCATCGCGCGATCGCGCCGTGGAACAGTGGCAGAAATTAAACCATGTCCTCAAAGAACACGCCATTGTCGACTTAGTCCCACCCGAAAAAGGTTGGCCAGATTTAGTTTTTACCGCTAATGCTGGCTTAGTTTTGGGAAAAAATGTCGTTCTCAGTCGCTTTTTGCACAAAGAACGTCAGGGAGAGGAACCGTTCTTCAAAAAATGGTTTGAAGAAAATGGTTACACAGTTTATGAACTGCCAAAAGATTTACCTTTTGAAGGGGCTGGGGACGCACTCCTAGACAGGGAAGGACGCTGGTTATGGGCGGGATACGGTTTCCGCTCAGAATTAGATTCTCACCCCTACCTGGCTAAATGGTTGGATATTGAGGTGCTGTCGTTGCGGCTGATAGACGATCGCTTCTATCACCTAGATACTTGCTTTTGTCCCTTAGCAAACGGCTATTTACTTTATTATCCTGGCGCTTTTGATTCTTACTCCAACCGCTTAATTGAAATGCGCGTCGCACCAGAAAAGCGGATTGCGATTGAAGAAGCTGATGCGGTACACTTCGCCTGTAATACGGTGAATGTGGAAAACATCGTCATTATGAACAAGGCGAGTGATGCTTTGAAAACACGCCTTGCACAGGTGGGTTTCCAAGTGATTGAAACGCCGCTAACGGAATTTCTCAAAGCTGGTGGTGCGGCTAAGTGTTTAACTTTGCGGGTGACGGAACCAGTACAGGTTGATGTTCATGCCAATGTGTCGGTAGAAAGCCGGATCATCCGCATGGAAGGACATTTGCTCGATGCTGGTTTAATTAACCGCGCTTTAGATTTGATTGTGGATGCTGGGGGTAGTTTCCAAGTTCTGAATTTCAACTTGGGAGAACAGCGCCAAAGCACTTCAGCGGCTGAGGTAAAGGTTTCAGCGCCATCCCATGAGGTGATGGAAGAAATCATCTCGCGGTTGATTGATTTGGGTGCTGTAGACTTACCCCAAGATGAGCGGGATACTAAATTAGAGCCTGTGCTTCAAGCGGGGGTAGCGCCTGATGATTTCTATGTCAGCACAATTTATCCTACAGAAGTGCGGGTAAATGGTGAGTGGCTGAAAGTGGAAAATCAGCGGATGGATGGTGCGATCGCTATTTCCCAAACTGCCAACGGGATTGTAGCTCGCTGTAAACTATTACGAGACTTGGAAATTGGCGATCGCGTTGTTGTCGATGTATTGGGTATCCGCACCATCCGCAAACCAGAATCCCGCGAAGTCCGTAACGCCCAAGAATTCAGCTTTATGTCGTCGGGGGTTTCCAGCGAACGCCGCGTGGAACTGGTGGTTGAACAAGTGGCTTGGGAATTACGCAAAATTCGCGATGCTGGCGGTAAAGTAGTTGTCACAGCGGGGCCTGTGGTGATTCACACCGGCGGCGGCGAACACCTGTCACGCTTGATTCGTGAAGGTTATGTGCAAGCGCTTTTGGGGGGAAATGCGATCGCTGTCCACGACATCGAGCAAAATATCATGGGTACTTCCCTCGGTATGGATATGAAGCGGGGTATCGCCGTTCGTGGTGGACACCGTCATCACCTGAAGGTAATTAATACCATCCGTCGTTTTGGCAGCATTGCTAAAGCTGTGGAAGCAGGAGTAATTAAAAGTGGCGTCATGTATGAGTGCGTCAAAAATAATATCCCCTTCTCCCTTGCCGGTTCGATTCGGGATGATGGCCCTTTGCCAGATACCCAAATGAACTTGATTCAAGCACAGGAAGAATATGCCAAGCTGCTGGAAGGTGCAGAAATGATTTTGATGCTGTCTAGTATGCTGCACTCCATCGGCGTGGGGAATATGACTCCAGCGGGTGTGAGAATGGTGTGCGTCGATATTAATCCGGCTGTGGTGACCAAATTAAGCGATCGCGGTTCGGTAGAATCGGTGGGTGTCGTTACAGATGTGGGATTGTTCCTCAGTCTGTTAACTCAGCAGTTGGATAAGTTGACAAGTCCCTATATTACTCAGGTAGGTTAA
- a CDS encoding DUF2085 domain-containing protein, which produces MTRVIFREESRINWVSFIADFLLVGMVVGPPVAPFLAASGVFLLPGIADIIYFMGNHVCPQPTMGLDLAPPFIMAVCMRCYGTVTGLLITRLLYGLTGGKGFYWLSQYGWSGAAFASVLMMAYPLELAAQVFGLWSFNNYIVTPFGLITGLAWGLFTMPILHFRRLDL; this is translated from the coding sequence ATGACAAGAGTAATTTTCCGTGAGGAGTCGCGGATTAATTGGGTGAGTTTTATTGCTGATTTCTTATTGGTGGGGATGGTTGTGGGCCCGCCTGTTGCTCCCTTTCTTGCTGCGTCTGGGGTGTTTTTGCTTCCGGGGATTGCGGACATCATTTACTTCATGGGTAATCATGTTTGTCCGCAACCTACTATGGGGTTGGATTTAGCACCACCCTTTATTATGGCTGTTTGTATGCGCTGCTATGGCACTGTTACGGGTTTGCTGATCACTCGTCTGTTGTATGGGCTGACTGGTGGTAAAGGTTTTTATTGGCTAAGTCAATATGGTTGGAGTGGTGCAGCTTTTGCCAGTGTCTTGATGATGGCTTATCCGTTGGAATTAGCAGCGCAAGTTTTTGGTTTGTGGAGTTTTAATAATTATATTGTTACGCCTTTTGGCTTGATTACAGGTTTAGCCTGGGGTTTGTTTACGATGCCAATTCTGCACTTTAGGAGGTTAGATTTATGA
- a CDS encoding methylated-DNA--[protein]-cysteine S-methyltransferase encodes MQLLIDKINSEIGTILIVADGEKLCAVDFADYELRMIKLIERRYGNFSLLDVKDPQGFSSRIRAYLKGDVQSLDDIPVNTGGTAFQQQVWLTLRTIPWGKTISYSELAAKIGKPTAYRAVGLANSLNPVALVLPCHRVIGANAALTGYAGGLERKRWLLHHEGVSTLTCTLRGR; translated from the coding sequence GTGCAATTGCTAATTGACAAAATCAATTCGGAAATTGGGACAATTTTGATTGTTGCGGATGGTGAGAAACTCTGCGCTGTTGACTTTGCCGACTATGAGCTAAGAATGATCAAACTTATAGAGCGGCGCTATGGCAACTTCTCGCTCCTTGATGTCAAAGACCCGCAGGGTTTTAGTAGCCGGATTCGGGCTTATCTCAAAGGTGATGTTCAAAGTTTAGATGATATTCCTGTAAATACTGGGGGTACTGCCTTTCAGCAGCAGGTGTGGCTAACACTGCGAACTATTCCTTGGGGAAAAACAATTTCCTACAGTGAGCTAGCAGCGAAAATTGGTAAGCCGACTGCTTATCGTGCTGTCGGCTTGGCAAATTCACTCAATCCGGTCGCCCTCGTCCTTCCCTGTCATCGGGTAATTGGTGCAAACGCTGCACTTACAGGATACGCGGGGGGTTTAGAGCGGAAACGTTGGTTACTTCACCATGAGGGCGTGTCAACCTTGACCTGCACCTTGAGGGGGAGATGA
- a CDS encoding RNA recognition motif domain-containing protein: MSIYVGNLSYEVTQDTLSAVFAEYGSVKRVQLPTDRESGQLRGFGFVEMGTEAEETAAIEALDGAEWMGRDLKVNKAKPREDRGSFGGGNRGGGGGGNRNRY, from the coding sequence ATGTCAATTTACGTAGGCAACCTCTCTTATGAAGTTACCCAAGACACTCTGAGCGCAGTTTTTGCAGAATATGGTTCTGTAAAACGCGTTCAACTTCCTACTGACCGTGAATCAGGTCAGCTACGCGGTTTTGGTTTTGTAGAAATGGGTACAGAAGCTGAAGAAACAGCTGCCATTGAAGCGCTTGACGGCGCTGAGTGGATGGGACGTGACCTTAAAGTGAATAAGGCTAAACCCAGAGAAGACAGAGGTTCCTTTGGTGGTGGTAATCGTGGCGGCGGCGGCGGTGGTAACCGTAACCGCTACTAA